In Strigops habroptila isolate Jane chromosome 7, bStrHab1.2.pri, whole genome shotgun sequence, the following are encoded in one genomic region:
- the SCRG1 gene encoding scrapie-responsive protein 1, whose translation MKMVSALLLLSTLLGTPMAPAQHPSCYRRALKDHNCDSIPAGRENLRQIDDGLQNHFWEGKGCDMICYCSWNELLCCPKDIFFGPKISFVIPCNSQ comes from the exons ATGAAGATGGTCTcagcactgctcctgctgagcaCCCTCCTGGGTACCCCCATGGCACCTGCCCAGCATCCCTCTTGTTACAGAAGAGCCCTCAAAGACCACAACTGTGACAGCATCCCCGCAGGCAGGGAAAACCTTCGTCAAATCGATGATGGTCTGCAAAATCActtttgggaagggaagggctgTGACATGATCTGTTACTGCAGCTGGAATGAATTGCTCTGCTGCCCAAA GGATATTTTCTTTGGACCAAAGATATCTTTTGTGATCCCCTGCAACAGTCAGTGA